From one Triticum aestivum cultivar Chinese Spring chromosome 4B, IWGSC CS RefSeq v2.1, whole genome shotgun sequence genomic stretch:
- the LOC123095064 gene encoding expansin-A24-like — MASAPARAIVVVALMLACSGLAMAADNAPVWLRAHATFYGGADASDTMGGACGYGNLYSAGYGTRTAALSQALFNDGAACGQCYKIACDHKLADPMFCKPGVTVTITATNLCPPNYALPSDNGGWCNPPRPHFDMAQPAWEKIDVYKGGIIPVMYQRVPCVKKGGVRFKIAGHDYFILVNVFNMGAAGSIKSMDVKTSDLDAWAPMARNWGANWQSLANLTGKMLSFRLTSIDGQTLVFNNIVPPGWAFGQTFASKLQF; from the exons ATGGCGTCGGCTCCAGCTCGAGCTATTGTCGTGGTGGCTCTCATGCTCGCGTGCTCTGGGCTGGCCATGGCCGCGGACAACGCGCCGGTATGGCTGAGGGCGCATGCGACGTTCTACGGCGGCGCTGATGCCTCTGACACTATGG GTGGGGCGTGTGGGTACGGCAACCTGTACTCAGCGGGCTACGGGACGCGGACGGCGGCGCTAAGCCAGGCGCTCTTCAACGACGGCGCAGCGTGCGGTCAGTGCTACAAGATTGCTTGTGATCACAAGCTTGCGGATCCGATGTTCTGCAAACCGGGCGTCACGGTGACAATCACAGCCACGAACCTTTGCCCGCCTAACTATGCACTCCCGAGCGACAATGGAGGCTGGTGCAATCCTCCGAGGCCGCACTTCGACATGGCACAACCGGCCTGGGAGAAGATTGATGTCTACAAGGGTGGCATCATCCCTGTCATGTACCAGAG GGTTCCATGCGTGAAGAAGGGTGGGGTGCGGTTCAAAATTGCTGGTCATGATTACTTTATCCTAGTTAATGTATTCAACATGGGAGCTGCTGGATCAATCAAATCGATGGATGTCAAGACCTCTGATTTAGACGCATGGGCGCCAATGGCTCGTAACTGGGGCGCGAACTGGCAATCTCTAGCGAATCTTACCGGGAAGATGCTCTCATTCAGATTGACCAGCATAGATGGGCAGACGCTTGTCTTCAACAACATTGTGCCACCTGGATGGGCGTTTGGGCAAACATTTGCGAGCAAATTGCAGTTTTAA